ACATGTGCGCGTTGTGCGAGCAGTGTTCCGGAACGCACGGACGCCGCAGGACGCCCCGTTTTTCCAGAGGTTCCAGCGCGCGGTGGTACATGTTCCACCACTTCAGCCTTTCCCCGTTGATCTCCTGCCCGTGTTCAAGCTGGGCGTACAGATAGGCGGCCGTCATTTCCCCGGGAAGATAGGAAGAGCCTACGTCCACCCAGGTGTACTTGTCCACCTGCCCGCGGAAAAACTTGGCCCGGTTGGTCCCTTTTTCCCGGATAATCTCCGCACGTTCCATCAATTCCGGATCATTCACCAGCAGGGCGCCCCCTTCACCTGAAATAACATTCTTGGTCTCATGGAAGCTGTAGCACCCCAAATGGCCGATGGAACCGAGCCTGCGCCCCTTATAGCAGGAACCTACGCCCTGGGCCGCATCTTCAATCACGTACAGGCGGTGCCGCCGGGCTATATCCATGACGGCGTCCATATCGCACGCCACTCCCGCGTAATGAACCACGCAGATGGCGCGGGTGCGGTCCGTAATGGCCGCTTCAATCAGTGTCTCATCAATGTTCTGGGTATCCGGCCTGATGTCCACGAAAACGGGAACGGCGCCGCGCAGGACGAACGCGTTCGCCGTGGAAACGAACGTGTAGGAAGGCATGATAATCTCGTCCCCCGGCTGGCAGCCGATCAGCAGGGCGGCCATTTCCAGAGCCGCGGTTCCGGAATGGACCAGCAGGGCCTTCCCGGCTCCGGTGCGCTCCACGAGCAGTTCATGGCATTTTTTCGTATAATAGCCGTCTCCGCATAAATGGGCACGCTGGATGGCGTCCCGGATATAATCCAGTTCGGGACCGTGTTTGTGAGGTTGGTTGAAGGGAATCTCCATGGCTTCCAGAAAGGACCGGCTCATGATGAACGCCCGGCGCGGGCATGCCGGTCCTGCGGAGAACGTTCCCGCAGCAACGCCGTCCGCATGCGAAAGACCCTACTATGAACGGAGTGCTGAAAACAAGCCTAGACCTTGATGAAGGTCCGGTTTTTGTACATGTAATACAGCACACCCCAAATCAGGGCGTAATTGCACAAATAAAAGACAAACCGGTTCGCATCCCCGAAGCACTCGCTGAACCCGGTGAACAGCACGCGGGAGAAATTGCGCGTGGGGGGGCACAACTCCGCCCAGATGTAGACGAAAATGGCGTTGCTCCCGATCACGGAGAAAAAGAACGTCAGCCAGTTCAGCTTCAGCACGTCCGTCAGCAGGTAGAACAGGGCCAGCAGGAAATAGCACCAGCCCGCCGCCCACAGCACCATGGAGCTGGTAAACAGATGCTTGATGATCGGAAAATCCAGGCTCCAGACATATCCCAGAGCCAGGCACCCCGCGCCTGAACCCAGAAGCCAGAGCAGTTTTTTCCCGTGCCCCTCCACCCGTTTCAATATCTGGCCGCCCAGCAGCCCGAGCATGGTCATGGCCCCAAAGCCGAACTGGGCCAGAATCCACGCATAATTCGTTCCATCCTGCCAGTCCCCCATCAGGTACTTGTCCAGCAGCAGGGCCAGGTTACGCCCCGGTTCCAGCATCCCCGCCGGACATGAACCCACTACGGGGTCGGAAAAGGGAACAAACTTCATGACCAGCCAGTAAACGGCCAGCAGCAGCCCCGTGACCACCACCTGCCACCGGATGGACAGATGAAGCAGGCAGACGGCCGCTATCAGGTAGCCGGAGGCGATGGCCTGGAGCGTATTGCAGTACAAGGACATTTTGGACGGTTCAAAACTCAACAGGTTGCCCTGCACCACCATGCCCAGCAAAAA
This DNA window, taken from Akkermansia muciniphila, encodes the following:
- the rffA gene encoding dTDP-4-amino-4,6-dideoxygalactose transaminase; this encodes MEIPFNQPHKHGPELDYIRDAIQRAHLCGDGYYTKKCHELLVERTGAGKALLVHSGTAALEMAALLIGCQPGDEIIMPSYTFVSTANAFVLRGAVPVFVDIRPDTQNIDETLIEAAITDRTRAICVVHYAGVACDMDAVMDIARRHRLYVIEDAAQGVGSCYKGRRLGSIGHLGCYSFHETKNVISGEGGALLVNDPELMERAEIIREKGTNRAKFFRGQVDKYTWVDVGSSYLPGEMTAAYLYAQLEHGQEINGERLKWWNMYHRALEPLEKRGVLRRPCVPEHCSHNAHMYYILLNSLEERTSLIGKLAECGIKAVFHYIPLHSSPAGVRFGRCAGPMPHTDRTSETLLRLPLYYDLGEEGCREVLRAGFGLEEIEA
- a CDS encoding DUF5009 domain-containing protein; this encodes MSSASGTKPQRIAAIDALRGFDMFFLTGGLALVVAGINLFYDQSPAWLLKHSTHVNWEGFAAWDLVMPLFLFIVGTAMPFSFSRRIGTEPMWKIYLKVAKRVVVLFLLGMVVQGNLLSFEPSKMSLYCNTLQAIASGYLIAAVCLLHLSIRWQVVVTGLLLAVYWLVMKFVPFSDPVVGSCPAGMLEPGRNLALLLDKYLMGDWQDGTNYAWILAQFGFGAMTMLGLLGGQILKRVEGHGKKLLWLLGSGAGCLALGYVWSLDFPIIKHLFTSSMVLWAAGWCYFLLALFYLLTDVLKLNWLTFFFSVIGSNAIFVYIWAELCPPTRNFSRVLFTGFSECFGDANRFVFYLCNYALIWGVLYYMYKNRTFIKV